Genomic window (Streptomyces sp. RerS4):
TCTGCTCGGCCAGTCGGGGGGCCGACGCCCGCATGGTGCCGTAGGTGGTGAGGACGAAGCCGCCGTCGACGTCTTCGAGGGTGCGGTCGGCGCCGTGGAAGCGGCGGACGGGGGTGCCCGGGGCGAACTTCTCGATCTCCCGCTGCCAGTTGCCCAGCAGGGAGGCGGGGCAGACGACGAGGGTGGGTTCGGGTCGGGCACGGTGGAGGTGCAGGGCGATCAGGGTGACGGTCTTACCGAGGCCCATGTCGTCGGCGAGGCAGCCGCCGAGACCGAGCGAGGTCATCAGGTCCAGCCAGGCCAGCCCGCGCAGTTGGTAGTCGCGCAGCGTCGCCCGCAACGCCGGCGGCGCCGCGATCGCGGCCGGCTCCCCGGTCAGCCGGTCCCGCAGCGCGGCCAACGCCCCCACCGGCACGGCGGGCACGCTCTCACCGTCCACCTCGGCCGCCCCCGTCAGGACGGTGGCCAGCGCGTCGACCGGGTCCAGCAGCCCGAGCTCCCGCTTGCGGGCCTTGCGCACCAGCTCCGGATCGACCCGCACCCACTGGTCGCGCAACCGCACGAGGGGCCGGTGGGCCTGCGCGAGCGCCTCCAGCTCCCCCGGCGTGAGCCGGTCCTCGCCGAGCGCCAGCTCCCAGGAGAAGGAGAAGAGCCCGGCCGTGTCGAAGAAGGCGGTGCCGTCGGTGGCGGATCCGGGCGCGGTGGAGCGTACGACGGCGGTCGCGGAGAGAGTACGGGCCAACTCGCGCGGCCAGTGGACCAGGACCCCGGCCGCCGCCAGCCGGGTCCCGGCGATGCCCAACAGGTCCTCCAACTCCGGATCGGACAGCGCCAGGGCGTCCGGGACCGGCTGGTCGAGCAGGCGCAGCAGCGGAGGCCAGATCCGGGCGGCGCGGCGCAGCGCGAGCACCGCGTCGACCCGGGCGCGGGGCCCGAACCCGGCGGCGGCCGTCCCCGCCCACAACGCCGCCGCGTCGGTGACCAGCATCGGATCGGCGAGGCTGTGCACCTGGACGACGGCGGCCCCGGCGCGGCGGACGTCCTCCGGCTCGGCCTCGTCGAACAGGCGGAACGAGGAGAGGTCGAGCCGCAGCGAGACCCCCACCCCGGCATCCGCCCCCGCCGCGACCTGCGCCGCCCACTCCCGTATCCCGGGCACCCGCTGCGGCTCCCACGCGGCGAACGGCCGCCCGGCGGCCACCGGCGCGGCCGGGGTGCGGGGCAGGGTGTCGGCGACGGCGTCGAGGAAGGCCCGCACCAGGGCCTCGGGCTCCGGCAGCGTCAGCGGACGGCGACCGGGCAGCGGGGTCGCGTACCCCTCGTACGGCAGGGCGGCGGCGACGGCGCGCAGGTAGCCGACGTCGTCGGCGTCGAGCGGCCCGGCACGCCAGGCGTCGACGCCGTCGGGGTCAGCCCCGGCAGCAGGCGGCCCCGCGCCACGAGCGCCAACGCCTGGGCGGCGGCGGTGCCCCAGGCCCGGGTGGCGGGATGCGCGGCGCGGCTGCGGGCGGCCCGCGCGAGCAGCGGCAGCGCCTCGGCCACGGACAGGCTCACGGCCGGCACGGTAAGGGTCCGGACCCCGTCGCCCGCCGGCCGGACCACCTGGAGCGCCTGGGCCTGGCCCGGCTCGGTCGGGGGCTCGGGAAGGGGCTCGTCGTCCGGGCTCCAGAACGCGACCCGCCCCTCGCGCGGAACGGCGGCGGGAAGGAACACGGCGGCCCGACGCAGCAACGGATGCGGCTCCGTCTGCGCCTGCGGCTGCGGCTGCGGCTGCGCGGTCATGTCGTCCCCCTTCCCTCGTCCAGGTACCTCATCCAGGTGCCTCGTCCAGTCGAAGACAACTGCCGCCGAGTCTAGGCGGCACCACCGACAACGCCGCTGACCTGTGCGTATACCGCCTTACGGACCCAACCGGCGGGCCGCACGGGCATCCCGATGTCCCGATTCCGCCACACTCCGTCGCCCCGCGCCCCGCAGGGGGTAAGCCTGTGGGCAGAGCGCCCATGCCCATCGGCTTTCACACGGGGAGACCACATGTTCCGAGGTACCGCCACCACCTCCGCCCTCACCACCGCCGTCCTCGCGGCGGCCGCCGCCCTCGTCCTCACCGCCTCGACCACCGCCGCGGCCGCCACCGCGCCCCGATTCCTGAACGGCACCGACCTGCCCCCGCACCCTTCCTCCCCCTGGCAGGCGGGCAAGGTCACCAAAGGGCTGCCGGAAAACACGCCGTTCTGCCTGGAGGGCGTCCTGCCCGCGGCCGGCAGTTGGCACCGAGCCTTCGGGACCGACGTCGACGCCGGAGCCGTCCAGATCTCGGTGCGCTCCGCGTCGGACGCCGCCGCGGCCAAGCTCGTCGGCACGCTGGAGCGCAAGGTCGCCGCCTGCGCCGCCGACTGGCTGCGCCGTACGCCCGGCGGCACGGCGTCCTGGCAGGACTACGGGAAGCTGTCCGTCGAGGAGGGCGCGCACGTCTACGGCGTCGACACCTCGATCCCCGACTCCGAGCCGGGTGTGCACCTCTTCGGCATCGGCCGGGACGGCTCCACGGTGACCGTCGTGAACTGGGGGCAGATGGGCCACCTCACCGACGCCCCCGTACCCGCCTTCAAGCAGACGACCACCAAGGCCGTGAACAAGCTGCACCCCTGACCCGAACCACGGCCTGACCCGAACCCCCGGCCTGACCCGAACCCCCGGCGCTCCCGCGTGGCAGCATGGAATCAAGGCCTCGACACGGGACGGGGGCGATGGCATGCGGAGCGGGAACGAGCCGGTGACCGCCCGTAGTCCGCTGCGGCTGCGGTTCTGGCTGAGTCTGTGGGGGATGATCTGGGCCGCCGCCGGCGCGGCCGTGTTCTCGGTGGTCGGCCGCGGCGGGTGGGCGGCGGCCTGCGCGGCGCTCTTCGTGCTGGCCGCCGTGGACCTGGCCGTCGTCGTCCGGCACATCCACCAGGGTCCGCACTACCAGCCGGGCCGGAACATCCCTCCGTACGAGCCCCCGCACCCGGGACCCCCGCACCCGCGCTGACCTCCGGGGGGGGCCGCTCAGTCCTCGAAGCCTGCCGCCGCCACGTACTCGGGCTGCGGGTCGAGGGCGGCGGCGAGCCGGAAGTGCCGGCGGGCCCGCTCGTCGCGGCCGGAGCGCTGGTGCGTGCGGCCGAGCGCGAAGTGGGCGAAGGCGTTGTCCGGCTCCCGCTCCAGGACCAGCTCGAATTCCAGCTCGGCCGCCCGCAGCTGCGCGGACGCGAAGAAGGCCCGTGCGCGCAGCAGCCGGGCCGCGGTGTTCTCGGGGTGGGCGGCTATGACGGAGTCGAGCAGCCGGACCGCGCCACGCGGATCGCGGGCGGCGAGGAGCTGCTCGGCGGCCCGGTAGTCGATGACGTGCGTCTCCGGGCTCACCGACCCCGACGACGGTCGGGGCTCCGGGGAGTCGGACGGGTGCTCGGACGGTGGCGTGGTGTCGGACACAGTGCCTTCCTTCCCTCTCGGCGCGACTTCAACGCCCGGCGCGAGGGCCGCTATTCCGGCGGCTCCGGGCACGCCCACGCCGCCTACGCCGGGTCGACCGCCTCCGGTGTCCCTGCCGCCTTCGCCGCCGAGACGGCGGCCGCGCGGGCGGTCAGCTCCTGCCACACCGAGCGGACCTGCGGCTCCAGCGCCTCCAGGGGGCCGTCGTTGTCGATCACGAGCGTGGCCACCGCCAGCCGCTGTTCCCGCGTGGCCTGCGCGGCCATCCGGGCGCGGGCCTCGTCCTCGGTCATGCCGCGCAGCGCGGTCAGCCGGGCCAGCTGCGTCCCCGGGGACGCGTCCACGACCACGACGAGGTCGTACAGCGGTGCGAGCCCGTTCTCCGTAAGCAACGGTACGTCGTGCACCACGATGGCGTCGGGTCCCGCCGCCGCCTCCAGCTCGGCGGAACGGGCTCCGACCAGCGGGTGCACGATCGCGTTGAGCGTGCGCAGCTTCTCCGGGTCGGCGAACACGAGCGCTCCGAGCGCGGGCCGGTCCAGTCGCCCGTCGGCGGTCAGGACGGACTCCCCGAAGGCCTCCACGACGGCCGCGAGGCCGGGCGTGCCGGGCTCCACGACCTCCCGCGCGATCCGGTCGGCGTCCACCACGACCGCCCCGTACCCCGCCAGCAGCCGCGAGACCTCGCTCTTGCCGGCACCGATTCCGCCCGTCAGGCCCACTTTCAACATGCTCAGCACACTAGGGCCCGTCATGCGGCCGCTGCCACCCCCTACGGCTTACGCCTCGCCCTCACGCTCCGCGAGGAAGCGCTCGAACTCGCGCCCGATCTCGTCCGCCGAGGGGATCTCGGCCGGTTCGGCGATCATGTTGCCCCGGGTCTCGGCCCCGGCGGCGGCGTCGTACTGGTGCTCCAGCCCCTGGACCAGGCTGACCAGCTCCTCGTCGCCCTCCCGGATCTGCCGGTCGATCTCGGTCTGCGTCCGGTGGGCCTCCGTCCGCAGCGCGTGCGCCACCGCCGGCAGGACCAGCCCGGTCGCGGCGGTGATCGCCTCCAGGGCGGTCAGCGCGGCGTCCGGGTACGCGGAGCGGGCGACGTAGTGCGGCACGTGCGCCGCGACGCCGAGCACGTCGTGCCCGGACTGGCTCAGCCGGAACTCGACCAGCGACTCGGCGCTGCCGGGCACCTGCGCCTCGTCGAACGGGCTGCGGTGGCCGGGCATGAGGTCGGTGCGGTTGCCGTGCGGGGTGATGCCGACGGGCCGGGTGTGCGGCACGCCCATGGGGATGCCGTGGAAGTTGACCGACAGCCGGACGCCGAGCCGCTCGACGATCTGCCGGACGGCGAGCGCGAAGCGCTCCCACTCGACGTCGGGCTCGGGGCCGGAGAGCAGCAGGAACGGCGCGCCGGTGGCGTCCTGGACGAGGCGCACCTCCAGGCGCGGCTCCTCGAACTCGCTCCAGTGGTCGCGCTGGAAGGTCAGGAGCGGCCGGCGGGCCCGGTAGTCGACCAGC
Coding sequences:
- a CDS encoding DUF6343 family protein encodes the protein MRSGNEPVTARSPLRLRFWLSLWGMIWAAAGAAVFSVVGRGGWAAACAALFVLAAVDLAVVVRHIHQGPHYQPGRNIPPYEPPHPGPPHPR
- a CDS encoding tetratricopeptide repeat protein, with the translated sequence MSPETHVIDYRAAEQLLAARDPRGAVRLLDSVIAAHPENTAARLLRARAFFASAQLRAAELEFELVLEREPDNAFAHFALGRTHQRSGRDERARRHFRLAAALDPQPEYVAAAGFED
- the coaE gene encoding dephospho-CoA kinase; amino-acid sequence: MLKVGLTGGIGAGKSEVSRLLAGYGAVVVDADRIAREVVEPGTPGLAAVVEAFGESVLTADGRLDRPALGALVFADPEKLRTLNAIVHPLVGARSAELEAAAGPDAIVVHDVPLLTENGLAPLYDLVVVVDASPGTQLARLTALRGMTEDEARARMAAQATREQRLAVATLVIDNDGPLEALEPQVRSVWQELTARAAAVSAAKAAGTPEAVDPA
- a CDS encoding PAC2 family protein, giving the protein MLDPQGLYEWDAKGLAVADLALAQDSAGLVMLYHFEGYIDAGETGEQIVERLLDTLPHQVVARFDADRLVDYRARRPLLTFQRDHWSEFEEPRLEVRLVQDATGAPFLLLSGPEPDVEWERFALAVRQIVERLGVRLSVNFHGIPMGVPHTRPVGITPHGNRTDLMPGHRSPFDEAQVPGSAESLVEFRLSQSGHDVLGVAAHVPHYVARSAYPDAALTALEAITAATGLVLPAVAHALRTEAHRTQTEIDRQIREGDEELVSLVQGLEHQYDAAAGAETRGNMIAEPAEIPSADEIGREFERFLAEREGEA